The Tachyglossus aculeatus isolate mTacAcu1 chromosome 27, mTacAcu1.pri, whole genome shotgun sequence genomic interval ACGGGCCCGCTGTCGCGGCAGAACTGCAGCACGTGGCGGCACACACTGCCCACGCGGCCGTACACGCAGCTCTCCTTGTGGACGCCCCAGTCCTGGCGGCGGCACAGGCGGGAGCAGTAGTACGTGTGGCAACTGTGGCACGACTTGAAGTACAGGCAGGCGTTGAACAGGGTCTCCAGCCGGCGGCACTTGGCGTTGGAACACATCATCAGGTCGTCCTCGTCGGCGCTCGGCTCCGGGGAGCCCCCGACGTCCGGGCCCCgccggccttcctcctcctccccctcctcctcctcctcctcctgcccccgctcgtcctcctcctcctcccgtccgtCCTCCTCGTCCCGCGGGCCGCGGGCCGGGCTCCCGGAGGCCGAGGCCGGGCCCTCGCCGAGCAGGCGGCGCAGCTGGCCGGCGAGGCCGCCGGGGTCGCGCCGGGGCggcgggcggccggccggggGCCGCCCGTCGATGGCCAGGTCGGTGAGGAGCTCGTCCAGCTGCTCCAGGCTGCGCTGGCGGGcggaggccgggccggggggctcccggccggccggccgccccccgccccgggcccgcaGGTCGTTGTCGGCGATGGTGATCTCCGGGGTGACGAACCAGGTCCGCCCGCCGCCGTCCCCGGGGCCCGGCTCGGCCAGCGAGCTCTCCGACAGCGAGAGCGCCGCGTAGCGCTTGGGCGAGCTGGACAGGGTGACCACGACGGGCGGGCGGCGCGGGGGCTCCCCGCGGCCCGGCAGGTCCTCGACGCTGCGGCCCGGGGCCAGGGGCCCGGCCCTCCGCGGGCCCGGCCCCAGGAGGTTGTCCCAGGAGCGGGAGAAGGGCCGGCGCGCGTCGGCCAAGGGCGGCGGGCCGGCCCCGgggagccgggccgggggcgCCGCCACCcgcggggccccggggggcgggggccgacGGTCCCCCcaggccggggaggaggaggaggacgggcccGCGCGGGCCCAGGCGCGGAGAGGGCCGTACTCCTCCGGGTAGAAGAACCTCCGGGGTCCCCCCGGGGGCTCGGCCTGGCCGCggccggggggctcccgggcGGGGAAGGTCCTGCTGCGCTCCGGGTAGTAAGGCCCGGCGGGcggagcgggggccggggggtcccTGGCGCGGTAAGGCCTGGGCGCCTCGGTGTAGAAGAACTGCGTGGGTCCCGGGGGTCCCTTCCAGGGCCCGCCCCGCGGCTCCCCGGCGGGGCCGTCGCCGGGCGCGGGCGCGCGGGACCGAGCCGCCTGCCGGGGCCCGCGCGCGGCCTGCCGCAGCACGGCCTCGTCCGGCTTCACGTCCAGCCGGCAGCGGACgtgcggggcgggcgggcggggggccgggcacGGGGGGGCCACCAAGACGGCGCCGCTGCGCTGCGGCTGCAGCTTGATGGGGTGGACTTCGTTGGCCAGGGGCCTggccgccggggccggggcctccCGCCACGGGTAGGCCTCGAGGGCGGAGGCCACGCGCGGGGCCTCGCGGCCGAGCCGAACCGGGGTCGGGGCCGGGGGTCGCGGGGCGCTCTTGGAGCGGGCCCGGCGCTTGGGCTCCCCTTGGGGGTGGGCgtcgcgccccccgcccccgccgcctccgTCGTCCCGGGcccggcggcggggcccggggggctcCGGGCCCGGCGGGGCGGGCCGCCGGGGGTCCGCGGCGGGCGGGGGGTCCCTCCATGCCCGGCTCGTCCAGGGCCTCCAGGAAGTCGAAGCTGCGGCAGTGGCGCTTGTTGAAGGGCCCGGggccggcgggccgggccggggcccgcTCACATGGCGGGCGGCGGGCCGAGGCGGCGGGGCCCGGCGCGGCCAGCTTGATGTCCTGGTAGACAGTcgacaccagcaggtccggcgGGTCCGTGCGGGTCATCTTAGAGGTGGAGCCCGCGCCCCGGCTCAGGCCTCGGGAGCTGCGGGCCCTGCCGGGGGGGGACAGACGGGGGCCTGACCGGGGGAGCCgccgggaaactgaggcaggcaccgcacgggggccggcggggggacCACGACGCGGGAGCCTCGGCCTCGACCGCTTCCGCCGGCGCCGCGGCCTTCTCCAGGCCTACCTGGGGCGGCGGTGGTCGTGCTGGTCCCGGCGGCAGCGGTCTCGGCGGGGACGGGCGGGCTACACGACGCGGCggccgggggcggccgggggcCGTCCGTCATCCTGGCCGGGAGCCCGCACCTGAAACACAAGGCCTGGAGGTCCAgtagccattcaatcaatcaatcggccaatatttattgagtgcttactgtgtgcagagcactgtactaagcgcttgggaagtacaagttggcaacaagggtTGCCAACAGTCCGCTGACCTCGTCCACGTCTGAGGAAcccgtgccccccgccctcctccttccgccccccgggacccccgaggTCTCCTGGGCCCACACTTGCGGCTCAGCACGGCAGTTgccgtggataataataataataatggcatttattaagcgctgactatgtcccacggggggctcaaagtcttcacccccattttacagatgagggaactgaggcaccgagaagttaagtgacttggccaaagtcacacagctaagtggcggagttgggatttgaacccacgaccactgactccaaagccctgctctttccactgagccacgctgcaggtgatcaggttgtcccacgggggggctcacggtcttcatccccattttacagatgagggaactgaggcccagagaagtgaagtgagctgcccaaagtcacacagccgacgctGGTATACACAGGTGgacgtgtgttgtgtgtgtgtgtgtctgtgtgttttggggtggtcattcattcaatagtatttactgagcgcttacttggccctgtactaagctctgggagctcgtgtctcctcctgccttcaagacatctccatctggatgtctgcccgccatctaaaactcagtatgtccaagactgaactccttatcttccctcccaaaccctgccctctccctgactttcccgtcactgtagacggcactaccatccttcccgtctcacaagcccgcaaccttggtgtcgtcctcgactccgctgtctcgtccacccctcacatccaatccgccaccaaaactgccggtctcagctccgcaacatggccaagatccgccctttcctctccatcccaaccgctaccctgctcattcaagctctcatcctatcccatctggactacggcatcagccttctctctgatctcccatcctcgtgtctctctccacttcaatccatacttcatgccgctgcccggattatctctgtccagaaacgctctgggcatatcactcccctcctcaaaaatctccagtggctcccaatcaatctgcgcatcaggtagaaactcctcaccctgggcttccaggctgtccatcccctggccccctcctacctcacctcccttctctccttctccagcccagcccacaccctccgctcctctgccgctaatctcctcatcgtcatcctcgcccgtcccgccgtcgacccccggcccacgtcctcccctgggcccggaatgcccccaatccctctgcccatccgccaatctcgctctcttcctcccttcaaagccctactgagagctcacctcctccaggatgccttcccacactcagcccccttttccctctcctcctccccatccctctcgccctccctccttcccctccccacatcactgtatatacgtttgtacagatttattactctatttattttacttgtacatatttactatttaatatgttttgttttgttctctgtctcccccttctagactgtgagcccgctgttgggtagggaccgtctctagatgtccccaacttggacttcccaagcgcttagtccagtgctccgcacacagtaagcgcccaataaatacgattgaatgaatgaatgagagcacaatacaaccataaacagacacatcctctccTTGCCTCTGCCCAGCCTCAGGGCTTCACCCAAGTAACACAGTcataatcgtgatatttgttagcgccaggcactgtacttctagactgtgagcccactgttgggtagggatcatctctatatgtcgccaacttggacttcccaagcgcttagtacagtgctccgcacacagtaagcgctcaataaatacgattgaatgaatgaatgaatgaacactaagcACCGgagcgaatacaagcaaatcgggggggatgccgtccctgtcccgcgtggggttcatagtcaatccccattttacagatgaggtaacacagcattcattcattcattcattcattcagtcgtatttatggagcgcttactgtgggcagagcaccgtactaagcgcttgggaagtccaagtcggcaacatctagagacggtccctacccaacaacgggctcacgctctagaagggggagacggaccacgcAACAACACACGTAGCTcccggaccacgctgcttctccggcctcactgcgggcagggaatttgggcgcgagcaagagtgactccatcttgtagtATTGGACCTCGGGAGCGACAAGGCCGAAGGACGATTCGGAGTGACTCCTTCTTGTCACGTAGATCGTATCTGACCCGGGGAGTAACAAGGGAAGAGTCGGAGGAGAAACTCCATCATCTTTCTGAGGGGTTTCGAGGACCTGAGTTGTCGGAGAGGAACTGAATTGTTTGGAGGAGGGGCtaaattacctccttcccctccccacggcacctggatatacgtttgtacagatttattactctatttcacctgtacatattgactattctatttattttattctgttaatacgttttgttctgttgtctgtctcccccttctagactgcgagcccgccggcgggtagggaccgcctcaacttgtgcttcccaagcgcttagtccagcacagtaagtgctcaataaataataataatggcatttattaagcgcttactatgcgcaaagcactgttctaagcgctgggggagggacaaggtgatgaggttgtcccacgtggggctctcacagtcttcatccccattttccagatggggtaactgaggcacagagtaaactcttcaCCGTTGGATTTAAAGCTGTCAAtaacgttgaatgaatgaaacccccccaaaaaaaacaatgggtaaaaagggggagagaactggCCTTCTTCTTCGCCCAGCGCGGAACCACCTAAGCCATGCGCTAAGACAACTCTGGcccggtggaaatcaatcaatcaatcaatcgtatttattcatcatcatcatcatcatcatcatcaatcgtatttattgagcgcttactgtgtgcagagcactggactaagcgcttgggaagtccaagttggcaacatatagagacgggccctacccgacggcgggctcacagtctagaagaagagcgcgggcttgggagtcagaggtcgcgggttcgaatcccggctccgccacttgtcagctgggtgaccttgggcaagccgcttcacttctctgggcctcggttccctcatctggaaaatggggatgaagactgggagccccaagcgggacaacctgatcaccttgcctcccccccagcgcttagaacagtgctctgcacacagtaagcgcttaacaaataccaccattattattactaagcatttgggaaagtacaagacaatagtCCCTGCAAACAacgtgtatttatttatatgttgccaatttgtacttcccaagcgcttagtacagtgctctgcacatagtaagcgctcaataaatacgattgatgatgatatgtgtatgttcattcattcactcagccgtatttatcgagcgcttatggagtgcaaagcgctcgggagaggacaatacaacaaaaaaaataatcacattccctgcccacaaggagctcacagtctagagggggagacggacattaagcagcgtggctcagtggaaagagcccgggcttcggagtcagaggtcatgggttcaaatcccacctctgccaattaacaataatataataataatggcatttattaagcttctagactgtgagcccgctgttgggtagggaccgtctctatatgttgccaacttgtacttcccaagcgcttagtacagtgctctgcacacagtaagcgctcaataaatacgactgactgaatgaatgaatgaatgaattaattaagcgcttactatgtgcaaagcacctgttctaagcactgaattgtcagctgggtgactttaggcaagtcacctaactgctctgggcctcagttccctcatctggaaaatggggatgaagactgtgagccccccgtgggaccacctgatcgccttgtaacctccccggcgcttagaacagtgctctgcacatagtaagcactcaataaatacgatggaattaattaattaattaattaagcgcttactatgtgcaaagcactgttctaagcgctgaattgtcagttgggtgactttgggcaagtcacctaactactctgggcctcagttccctcatctggaaaatggggatgaagactgtgagcccccgccgtgggaccacctgatcgccttgtaacctccccggcgcttcgaacagtgctttgcacatagtaagcgcttaataaatgccatcattattactactctttgcaaatacataaagaaataaattatagatctatacattagcgaagcagcgtggctcagtggaaagagcacgggctttggagtcagatgtcaggggtttgaatcccggctccgccacatcatcatcatcatcaatcacatttattgagcgcttactgtgtgcagagcactgtactaagcgcttgggaagtacaaatcggcaacatgcagagacagtccctacccaacagtgggctcacagtctaaaagacagtgggctcacagccacatgtctgctgtgtggccttgggcaagtcacttcacttctctgagcctcaattccctcatctgtaaaatggggatgaagactgtgagccccacgtgggacaacttgatcccactgtatcctagtgcttagaacagtgctttgcacatagtaagcgcttaacaaatgccatcattattattattatatgatataataatcattattacattattataataaatccacttataataataaattccattattatatgatataataatcatcattatattattattataaatcaatcaatcaatcaatcatatttattgagcgcttactatgtgcagagcactgtactaagcgcttgggaagtacaaattggcaacatatagagacagtccctacccaacagtgggctcacagtctaaaagggggagacggagaaaaaaatataaatataaatataaatccacttataataataaaaataatgatggcattccgtcatcattattattatatgatataatagccatcatcattattattatatgatataatcattattagtatagtATTATAATAAATCCACTTAtaataacaaattccattattatatgatataataatcatcattatattattattattataaatcaatcaatcatatttattgagtgcttactatgtgcagagcactgtactaagcgcttgggaagtacaaattggcaacatatagagacagtccctacccaacactgggctcacagtctaaaagggggagacggagaaaaaaaaaataaatataaatataaatccacttataataataaaaataatgacggcattccatcatcattattattatatgatataataatcattattatattattattataataaatccacttataataataataatgatggcatttgttaaagtgcttactatgctgaatgaagggagcaacacagggtgacccagaagggcaaGGAGGAGTGACTTAGGAGTGTGCCCAccgcacacccacacacaaacacaaacacaaatccacacccaccactgtctctatatgttgccaatttgtacctcccaagcgcttagtccagtgctctgcacatagtaagcgctcaataaatacgattgatgatgatgagagccccTGGATTTCCGCAGGCCCACACGCAAACACAAACACAAATCCACACCCACCCGCCCTCGAACGCcaacggagactgtgagcccactgtttcgacTTTTAGATctaaagacttttagacttttagattaAACCTAAACCCACTgtttagatttttagactgtgagcccactgttgggtagcgactgtctctatatgttgccaatttgtacttcccaagcgcttagtccagtgctctgcacgtagtaagcgctcaataaatacgattgatgatgatgagagccccTGGATTTCCACAGGCCCACACGCAAACACAAACACAAATCCACACCCACCCGCCCTCGAACGCCAacggagattgtgagcccactgtttcgacTTTTAGATctaaagacttttagacttttagattaAACCTAAACCCACTgtttagatttttagactgtgagcccactgttgggtagggactgtctctctatgttgccaatttgcacttcccaagcgcttagtacagtgctctgcacatagcaagcgctcaataaatacgattgatgatgatgagagccccTGGATTTCCGCAGGCCCACATGCAAACACAAACACAAATCCACACCCACCCGCCCTCGAACGCcaacggagactgtgagcccactgtttcgacTTTTAGATctaaagacttttagacttttagattaAATCTAAACCCACTgtttagatttttagactgtgagcccactgttgggtagggcctgtctctatatgttgccaatttgtacttcccaagcgcttagtacagtgctctgcacacagtaagcgctcaataaatatgattgatgacgatgagagCCCCTGGATTTCCGCAGGCCCACACGCAAACACAAACACAAATCCACACCCACCCGCCCTCGAACGCcaacggagactgtgagcccactgtttcgacTTTTAGATctaaagacttttagacttttagattaAATCTAAACCCACTgtttagatttttagactgtgagcccactgttgggtagggact includes:
- the AJM1 gene encoding LOW QUALITY PROTEIN: apical junction component 1 homolog (The sequence of the model RefSeq protein was modified relative to this genomic sequence to represent the inferred CDS: deleted 1 base in 1 codon), which encodes MTRTDPPDLLVSTVYQDIKLAAPGPAASARRPPCERAPARPAGPGPFNKRHCRSFDFLEALDEPGMEGPPARRGPRRPAPPGPEPPGPRRRARDDGGGGGGGRDAHPQGEPKRRARSKSAPRPPAPTPVRLGREAPRVASALEAYPWREAPAPAARPLANEVHPIKLQPQRSGAVLVAPPCPAPRPPAPHVRCRLDVKPDEAVLRQAARGPRQAARSRAPAPGDGPAGEPRGGPWKGPPGPTQFFYTEAPRPYRARDPPAPAPPAGPYYPERSRTFPAREPPGRGQAEPPGGPRRFFYPEEYGPLRAWARAGPSSSSSPAWGDRRPPPPGAPRVAAPPARLPGAGPPPLADARRPFSRSWDNLLGPGPRRAGPLAPGRSVEDLPGRGEPPRRPPVVVTLSSSPKRYAALSLSESSLAEPGPGDGGGRTWFVTPEITIADNDLRARGGGRPAGREPPGPASARQRSLEQLDELLTDLAIDGRPPAGRPPPRRDPGGLAGQLRRLLGEGPASASGSPARGPRDEEDGREEEEDERGQEEEEEEGEEEEGRRGPDVGGSPEPSADEDDLMMCSNAKCRRLETLFNACLYFKSCHSCHTYYCSRLCRRQDWGVHKESCVYGRVGSVCRHVLQFCRDSGPVHRAFSRIARVGFLSRGRGVLFLGFPSPGSAENFLRFGLEGLLLSPTYLSLRELGGYADPLGGYGRELQAAGRCYEPAECFLLNVAVAVGPGAPRRPSPKSPGPTVRKFAKVALAPAGPARGAPAGPEPDLDTLILTPPPGTAEPGQEGEAGRRAREVCFIHIQRQLRLRGVYLRRQFPAVYERLCQFVEGTRRFTPTTIYPTDRRTGRPFMCMIMAASEPRTLDWVASDNLLDDLM